A region from the Candidatus Electrothrix scaldis genome encodes:
- a CDS encoding DUF4469 domain-containing protein, which produces MATIQWRPEVNALTTPQSYWIRFVPRSVVDSEELAKRMAKAQPNYSEEEFRAFLTLRNEIIQDALANGEQVTEENNFTYTLSFTGRLDEPDDPLPDIGDCLQVRIYGSPPFIDAIRQGARTERLPMNKKLPVITSAEDTLLKLNNVLNPQGTLQLTGTNLQFDQEEGTGECVLTGTRSGKAVQPRVASMSNTSVMILPDIPAQSNPWNNEYTVSISTHYSSRGTARTGTYDRMLRAPLLVNGFGEETGILTGKANSPNVSITGGVSSGSSNLRIEVVLDLQEDILLFSLKDMKKEGEKGPSVTVSGNGAYTLEAPARSLVTSLDIRVNSYAALKEMVWNDYSGRLVDILDIQIEPA; this is translated from the coding sequence ATGGCAACGATACAATGGCGTCCCGAGGTCAATGCGCTCACCACTCCCCAGTCCTACTGGATTCGCTTTGTCCCAAGGAGTGTGGTCGACTCTGAAGAGCTGGCGAAACGCATGGCTAAGGCCCAGCCCAACTACAGCGAGGAGGAGTTCCGCGCCTTTCTCACCCTGCGCAACGAGATCATCCAGGACGCGCTGGCCAACGGTGAGCAGGTGACCGAGGAAAACAACTTCACCTACACCCTCTCCTTTACCGGCAGGCTGGATGAGCCGGACGACCCCCTGCCCGATATCGGCGACTGCCTCCAGGTGCGGATCTATGGTTCTCCTCCCTTTATCGATGCCATACGCCAGGGTGCCCGCACCGAACGCCTGCCCATGAACAAGAAGCTCCCGGTGATTACCTCTGCCGAAGATACCCTTCTCAAGCTCAATAATGTGCTCAACCCCCAGGGTACGCTCCAGCTGACCGGCACCAATCTCCAGTTCGATCAGGAAGAGGGCACAGGGGAGTGCGTGCTGACAGGCACGCGCAGTGGCAAGGCCGTGCAGCCCCGGGTCGCCTCCATGAGCAATACCTCGGTCATGATCCTGCCTGACATCCCAGCCCAGAGCAATCCCTGGAACAACGAGTACACCGTGTCCATCAGTACCCATTACAGCTCCCGTGGTACCGCGCGCACCGGCACCTACGACCGGATGCTGCGTGCTCCCCTGCTTGTGAATGGCTTTGGCGAAGAGACCGGCATCCTCACCGGCAAGGCCAATAGCCCCAATGTGAGTATTACCGGTGGGGTAAGCTCTGGCAGCAGTAATTTGCGCATAGAGGTTGTGCTGGACTTGCAGGAGGATATCCTCCTCTTCAGCCTGAAAGATATGAAGAAGGAAGGCGAAAAGGGACCCTCCGTGACCGTCAGTGGCAACGGTGCCTATACCCTGGAGGCGCCTGCCCGTTCCCTTGTCACCAGCCTGGATATCCGGGTCAATAGCTATGCCGCGCTCAAGGAGATGGTGTGGAATGATTATAGCGGCAGACT
- a CDS encoding D-sedoheptulose 7-phosphate isomerase, whose product MNEFVYTRLSQSTLAKEEFAKESSDKVIQLSEEIVACFNNGGKLLLFGNGGSAADAQHVAAEFVNRFLLNRRPLPAIALSTDTSVLTAIGNDFSYELIFAKQIEALGNRGDIALGLTTSATSPNVVQGLAVAKEKGLTTVALTGGTITPKDGVHPYCDLILNVPSNYTPRIQEAHLWIEHLICEIVEKMMFGKWGEE is encoded by the coding sequence ATGAACGAATTTGTTTATACCCGTCTGAGCCAATCTACTTTGGCCAAGGAAGAATTTGCTAAAGAGTCCTCGGACAAAGTTATCCAGCTCTCAGAAGAAATCGTTGCCTGCTTTAATAATGGGGGCAAACTGTTGCTCTTCGGTAATGGTGGAAGCGCTGCTGATGCCCAACATGTGGCAGCAGAGTTTGTAAACCGCTTTCTCCTCAACCGTCGTCCTCTTCCTGCGATCGCCCTGAGTACTGACACCTCAGTCCTGACAGCCATAGGCAATGACTTTTCCTATGAACTGATCTTTGCCAAGCAGATAGAAGCACTGGGAAATCGCGGCGATATCGCCTTAGGCCTGACGACTTCGGCAACATCACCCAACGTGGTGCAAGGCCTTGCCGTAGCCAAGGAAAAGGGTTTAACCACCGTAGCCCTCACCGGCGGCACCATTACACCCAAGGATGGGGTACATCCCTACTGCGACTTGATCCTGAATGTTCCCTCCAACTATACCCCGCGTATTCAGGAAGCCCACCTCTGGATAGAACATCTGATCTGTGAGATTGTGGAGAAGATGATGTTCGGGAAATGGGGGGAGGAGTAA
- a CDS encoding ankyrin repeat domain-containing protein: MKKNNMRIAARFIFFLLITTLFPIAKSIGQSKNIIRIQQEKVFAQHISAPKKSFLPYEATESDSAIDEPLLHAAILKEQTEAIRSLLKNKEDLNQADKKGRTPLLLAIQTGNADIVRLLLDNGADVNLKGIGLRSIQAVVSMGAPIQAAYPRPPEKQELKTTLHSPLFEAVDLGKTEIAHILLLAGADVSSEDKDIMSRAFTKALQAGEKGIVTALREHGAKISGFSQLQQALRYGIIHKMYDLVDFSLKRITDSPQYSWYLDRIFLDLFQSWKLEIDRDTAGLFVQYKIVGPSTLPKRNSKLLRRAIQAGTLESIRIFLEKGVKPDVDALKQAIKYSEYEIAQLFLQHGVELDALGENLCNYLSSSKTQDELFDFFIKNNADLKISCALRLKKAKWVEQLLTKGAKPRPQDEDAINVVKDTVAHGETEILQLLLGYGYPVNSPGSINPDEKTALCKAMTSQKSSPELVTLLLDSGADIHHPCVDKDFRRLLTNNHEELALLLLKKGIKSDYKKCLSFIRATRPKQKGSMTMMDKILLQAKQGEKYTSKTDKIPTEKSLNTELVNLLLQDISINEKDSRGQTLLMHAAQTGHTDFTKKLLEHDADVNFGDENEVTALMLAAAGGHARIVELLLEHEAQINAVDKKGKMSALLYAVKSGGNLETVKTLVERGADIRQIGLLGFDAVTIAMISDQSKIADYLIAQGADRTAYDNLESERVRFIENFQKLFPKSPEQPSPKDLSLLEYIQFKMMLKMSAGIDNPADWHPNPELSSPEKTWAYYKKMLLQGELEKALACHLPGSAEIFRKIYQKMDQKGIIEMVEKMRAIEKITMDRQQAKYRLKRKIKGNDITFYVYFVNTFGEWRIKDF, encoded by the coding sequence ATGAAAAAAAACAATATGAGGATAGCGGCTCGTTTTATTTTCTTTTTACTCATCACGACATTATTCCCTATAGCAAAGAGCATAGGGCAATCGAAAAATATTATTCGAATTCAACAGGAGAAGGTTTTTGCTCAGCACATTTCTGCTCCAAAAAAAAGTTTTTTACCTTATGAAGCCACCGAATCGGATTCAGCAATCGACGAGCCACTACTTCATGCTGCGATCTTAAAAGAACAGACAGAAGCAATCCGCTCTCTCCTGAAAAACAAAGAGGATCTCAACCAAGCTGATAAAAAAGGGAGAACTCCCCTCCTGCTGGCTATCCAAACCGGCAATGCGGATATTGTCCGACTCCTGTTAGACAATGGTGCAGATGTGAATCTCAAAGGAATAGGCCTGCGAAGTATCCAGGCAGTAGTTTCTATGGGAGCCCCCATCCAGGCTGCCTACCCGAGACCTCCTGAAAAACAGGAGTTGAAAACTACCTTGCATTCTCCACTCTTCGAAGCTGTTGATCTCGGCAAGACAGAAATTGCCCATATACTCCTTCTGGCAGGGGCTGATGTATCCTCGGAAGACAAGGACATCATGTCCCGTGCTTTTACCAAAGCGCTTCAAGCAGGCGAGAAAGGGATTGTCACGGCCTTACGGGAACACGGAGCAAAAATTAGCGGATTTTCTCAACTCCAGCAGGCATTGAGATACGGCATCATCCATAAAATGTATGATCTGGTAGACTTCTCCTTAAAAAGGATAACAGACTCCCCTCAGTATAGTTGGTATCTTGACCGAATATTCCTTGACCTCTTTCAATCCTGGAAGCTGGAGATAGACAGGGACACAGCTGGACTTTTTGTCCAGTACAAAATTGTAGGTCCCAGCACTCTGCCGAAAAGAAATTCGAAGCTGCTGAGACGTGCAATCCAAGCCGGGACTCTGGAGTCAATAAGGATTTTTCTCGAAAAAGGTGTCAAGCCGGATGTCGATGCACTCAAACAGGCTATCAAATACTCAGAATATGAAATTGCTCAACTCTTTCTCCAGCATGGAGTTGAGCTTGACGCCCTTGGAGAAAATTTATGCAACTATCTTTCCTCAAGTAAAACACAAGACGAACTTTTCGATTTTTTCATAAAAAATAATGCGGATTTAAAAATTTCATGCGCGCTTCGCCTAAAAAAAGCAAAATGGGTTGAACAGCTTCTTACAAAAGGCGCCAAGCCCCGTCCACAGGATGAGGATGCTATCAATGTCGTAAAAGATACTGTAGCACACGGGGAAACAGAAATTCTTCAATTACTTCTTGGTTATGGTTATCCGGTGAACAGTCCGGGCAGCATAAATCCGGATGAAAAAACAGCCTTATGCAAGGCGATGACTTCGCAAAAATCGTCGCCGGAACTCGTTACCCTCCTTTTGGATTCTGGCGCTGATATCCATCATCCCTGTGTTGACAAAGATTTCCGAAGATTACTCACAAACAATCATGAGGAACTCGCCCTGTTGCTTTTGAAAAAAGGTATAAAAAGCGATTATAAAAAATGCCTGTCTTTTATCCGTGCCACAAGGCCCAAACAGAAAGGCAGCATGACCATGATGGATAAAATCCTCCTCCAAGCCAAGCAAGGAGAGAAATATACGAGCAAAACGGACAAAATCCCAACTGAAAAATCTCTCAATACAGAGCTGGTGAATCTGCTTCTTCAGGATATTTCTATTAATGAAAAGGATTCCAGAGGCCAGACTTTATTGATGCATGCCGCTCAGACCGGACACACTGATTTTACAAAAAAACTCCTGGAACATGACGCTGATGTTAATTTCGGTGATGAGAACGAAGTAACGGCATTGATGCTTGCCGCCGCAGGAGGACATGCACGAATAGTTGAGTTGCTTCTAGAGCATGAAGCTCAGATTAATGCTGTGGACAAGAAGGGCAAAATGAGTGCGCTTCTTTATGCTGTAAAAAGCGGGGGCAATCTGGAGACGGTTAAAACTCTGGTCGAGCGGGGGGCTGATATCCGTCAAATAGGGTTGTTAGGATTTGATGCCGTCACTATAGCCATGATAAGCGATCAGTCTAAGATTGCAGACTATTTGATTGCGCAGGGCGCGGACAGGACGGCCTATGACAATCTGGAGAGTGAACGCGTTCGTTTTATAGAAAATTTCCAAAAACTCTTCCCAAAGAGCCCCGAACAGCCTTCCCCAAAAGATCTCTCATTATTAGAATATATCCAGTTTAAAATGATGCTCAAAATGTCTGCCGGAATAGATAATCCCGCTGACTGGCATCCTAACCCGGAACTTTCTTCACCGGAAAAGACTTGGGCCTATTATAAAAAAATGTTACTCCAGGGAGAACTGGAAAAAGCTCTTGCCTGCCACCTGCCCGGATCAGCTGAAATATTTCGCAAAATCTACCAAAAGATGGACCAGAAGGGCATTATTGAAATGGTGGAAAAAATGCGAGCCATAGAAAAGATTACGATGGATAGACAGCAAGCAAAATATCGACTCAAGAGGAAAATAAAAGGTAATGACATCACTTTTTACGTCTATTTTGTCAACACTTTTGGAGAATGGCGGATTAAAGACTTTTAA
- the hemC gene encoding hydroxymethylbilane synthase gives MRKIIRIGTRASMLAVTQSTWVKTQIEQQYPDTTVELVKIVTKGDKILDVPLAKVGGKGLFVKEIEDALLDERVDLAVHSMKDVPAELPEGLQVAIVPEREIPQDAFVSVSYKNIDELPQGAVIGTSSLRRKSQLSCLRPDLEIRDLRGNLDTRLRKLDEGEYDAIILAGAGLNRLGMQRRITALFTPEQMLPAIGQGSLGIELRITDSELLEGMQFLHDQKTATAVAAERAFLLRLEGGCQVPIGGFATVDNDTVTLTGLIASLDGKTILREQLSGTAADAEKIGVTLAEILLDRGGKAILDEVYSNEIR, from the coding sequence ATGAGAAAGATAATACGCATCGGAACCCGGGCTAGTATGTTGGCCGTTACCCAGTCTACCTGGGTAAAAACACAAATTGAGCAGCAGTACCCCGACACTACTGTCGAGTTGGTGAAAATTGTCACCAAAGGCGATAAAATTCTCGATGTCCCGCTGGCCAAGGTGGGCGGTAAGGGCCTGTTTGTCAAAGAGATTGAGGATGCCCTGTTGGATGAACGCGTAGATCTGGCCGTGCATTCTATGAAGGACGTCCCTGCCGAACTCCCTGAGGGCTTGCAGGTCGCCATTGTCCCGGAGCGAGAAATCCCTCAGGATGCCTTTGTTTCTGTGAGTTATAAAAATATCGATGAACTGCCCCAAGGCGCGGTCATCGGCACCTCCAGCCTCCGCCGCAAATCCCAGCTGAGCTGCCTACGCCCTGATCTGGAAATTCGGGACCTGCGCGGCAACCTGGATACCCGCCTGCGTAAATTAGATGAAGGAGAATATGATGCCATAATCCTGGCAGGCGCTGGCCTGAATCGTCTTGGCATGCAAAGGCGCATTACCGCTCTGTTCACTCCAGAACAAATGTTACCGGCCATTGGGCAGGGTTCACTGGGCATTGAATTACGGATTACGGACAGCGAACTCCTGGAGGGGATGCAATTCCTCCATGATCAAAAAACAGCCACAGCCGTTGCTGCGGAACGTGCCTTCCTCCTCCGCCTGGAAGGTGGTTGCCAGGTACCCATCGGTGGTTTCGCCACGGTTGATAACGATACAGTGACCCTCACCGGCCTTATTGCCTCCTTGGATGGTAAGACCATCCTCAGGGAGCAGCTCAGCGGCACAGCAGCTGATGCGGAAAAAATCGGCGTTACTCTCGCAGAAATCCTGCTCGACCGAGGCGGCAAGGCGATCCTGGATGAAGTTTACTCCAACGAAATCAGATAA
- a CDS encoding tetratricopeptide repeat protein, with protein sequence MPDPESSYENTVTNSGPGDQNIAQGDNAVGKQINDHRSSTQTIEGNANTVAGRDVRIEHHHYPAAKAEAACILPAEDEVFLHREAELAWLDEHLSPDRVVAVCGPGGMGKSALAARAVRSLPPDRFPDGIIFHTFYHQAETTKALQTIAHALGLKAEAELEQEVAAALGSRQALLVLDGAEEAEDLQAVLRLRGRCGVLITTRKKSDCGPLRWDLQALPDDEAEEVLRAWGGEAGDQEAIEEIAELLGGWPVALRLAGHYLHSTGEPATDYLRWLQEEPFKELGESEEHQRDNAALLLRRSTAQVGEDARLVLGLAGCLAFDLLATAPMTALLEGDERRCRKAVNELVNYGLLERRDERLHIGHALIHEYAARHLAMSKEALARVAAYYIVWCWTQSKAGVPGYALLDDERGHCLRLIRACLDGELWEEVQGLVREINTYLDRQGWWTEKLAAVEMRLTAARKAEDRRDEAWCLNSLGYTCEKRGEKDQALAWYEQSLPILRELGAREEEGVLLNNMAAIYDDQGKYEQALDQYEQSLSIRREVGDRVGEGTTLNNIGILYWAQEKYDEALPYYEQDLAICREGGDTIGEGVTLNNIAAIYRAQGEYSKAVEYYEQDLAICRELGDRAGEAVTSWNIGLTYEDLGDLAQTEEHIALAVEIAEQIGHPSLEQYRDGLEQVRAERRGA encoded by the coding sequence ATGCCCGATCCTGAAAGCAGCTATGAGAATACAGTCACCAATTCCGGCCCTGGCGACCAGAACATAGCCCAGGGGGACAATGCTGTTGGTAAGCAGATTAACGACCACAGATCCTCCACCCAGACCATTGAGGGCAATGCCAACACGGTTGCTGGGCGGGATGTTCGCATAGAGCATCATCATTATCCGGCTGCCAAGGCGGAGGCCGCCTGCATCCTTCCTGCTGAGGACGAGGTCTTCCTCCACCGGGAGGCCGAGCTGGCCTGGCTGGATGAGCACCTCTCCCCTGACAGGGTGGTGGCTGTGTGCGGACCCGGCGGCATGGGCAAGAGCGCCCTGGCTGCCCGTGCGGTGCGTAGCCTGCCTCCTGACCGCTTCCCGGACGGCATCATCTTTCACACCTTTTACCATCAGGCCGAGACCACCAAGGCCCTCCAGACCATTGCCCATGCCCTGGGCCTCAAGGCTGAGGCCGAGCTGGAGCAGGAGGTGGCTGCGGCCCTGGGCAGCAGGCAGGCCCTGCTGGTCCTGGATGGGGCAGAGGAGGCCGAGGACCTCCAGGCGGTGTTGCGTCTGCGCGGGCGTTGCGGGGTGTTGATCACCACCAGGAAAAAGAGCGACTGCGGGCCGTTGCGCTGGGATCTGCAAGCCCTGCCGGATGATGAGGCTGAAGAGGTCCTGCGGGCTTGGGGCGGGGAGGCCGGGGACCAGGAGGCCATAGAGGAGATTGCCGAGCTGCTGGGCGGCTGGCCCGTGGCCCTGCGTCTGGCCGGGCATTATCTGCACAGTACCGGAGAGCCTGCAACAGACTACCTGCGTTGGTTGCAGGAGGAGCCCTTTAAGGAGCTGGGGGAGAGTGAGGAGCACCAGAGGGACAATGCTGCCCTGCTGCTCAGGCGGAGCACGGCCCAGGTGGGAGAGGATGCCCGCCTTGTGCTGGGCTTGGCAGGGTGTCTGGCCTTTGACTTGCTGGCCACTGCGCCCATGACGGCCCTGCTGGAGGGTGATGAACGGCGATGCCGCAAGGCTGTGAATGAGCTGGTCAATTACGGCCTGCTGGAACGCCGGGACGAGCGCCTGCACATAGGCCATGCCCTGATCCATGAGTACGCGGCCCGGCACCTGGCCATGAGTAAAGAGGCCCTGGCGCGGGTGGCTGCCTATTATATAGTGTGGTGTTGGACACAGAGCAAGGCCGGTGTACCGGGGTATGCCTTACTGGATGATGAGCGGGGGCACTGCCTGCGGCTGATAAGGGCCTGCCTGGATGGGGAGTTGTGGGAGGAGGTGCAAGGGTTGGTTAGGGAAATCAACACCTACCTTGACCGACAGGGCTGGTGGACAGAGAAGCTGGCTGCTGTAGAGATGCGCCTGACTGCGGCCCGCAAGGCTGAAGACCGTAGAGATGAGGCGTGGTGCCTGAACAGCCTGGGCTACACCTGTGAGAAGCGTGGGGAGAAAGACCAAGCCCTTGCCTGGTATGAGCAAAGCCTGCCCATACTGCGCGAGCTGGGAGCACGCGAGGAGGAAGGCGTGCTTCTGAATAACATGGCTGCGATCTATGACGATCAGGGCAAGTACGAACAGGCCCTGGACCAGTATGAGCAGAGCCTGAGCATCCGGCGGGAGGTCGGCGACCGGGTGGGAGAAGGCACGACCCTGAATAATATCGGCATCCTTTATTGGGCACAGGAAAAGTATGATGAAGCCCTGCCGTATTATGAGCAAGACTTGGCAATATGCCGGGAAGGCGGCGATACAATCGGGGAAGGTGTAACCCTGAACAACATTGCCGCCATCTACCGTGCTCAGGGTGAGTACAGCAAGGCGGTGGAGTATTACGAACAGGACTTGGCGATATGCCGGGAGCTGGGTGACCGGGCCGGAGAGGCGGTAACGAGCTGGAACATCGGCCTTACATACGAAGATCTGGGCGACCTTGCCCAGACCGAGGAACACATTGCCCTGGCCGTGGAGATTGCAGAGCAGATCGGGCATCCTTCCTTGGAGCAATATCGTGATGGGTTGGAGCAGGTGCGGGCCGAGCGGCGGGGGGCGTAG
- a CDS encoding homoserine dehydrogenase gives MGILNGTANYILTRMTDEGSAFADVLKDAQDLGFAEADPTYDVEGIDTAHKLAILMTMAYGMNITHNEVVTEGISNIEPIDIEFAREFGCRIKLLAISRNHGSHVEARVHPTMVPDSHLLASISGAYNAVHFTGDMVGNVLLYGQGAGKMPTGSAVAADVMDIARDIAAGSVGRVPSLSYLPEHIRDREITPIDQLSCPYYFRITALDKPGVLAAVSNVLSKHKISIESVIQKGREENEPVSIVMQTHTAVESAVSAALAEIDALEAITAPTVKIRMLED, from the coding sequence ATGGGGATACTCAACGGGACAGCCAACTATATCCTTACCCGGATGACCGATGAGGGCAGCGCCTTTGCCGATGTACTCAAGGATGCCCAGGACCTCGGCTTTGCCGAGGCAGATCCCACCTATGACGTGGAGGGAATTGATACCGCCCATAAGCTGGCTATCCTCATGACCATGGCCTATGGCATGAACATCACCCATAATGAGGTTGTCACTGAAGGGATCAGTAATATCGAACCCATTGACATCGAGTTTGCCCGTGAGTTCGGCTGCCGGATCAAGCTGCTGGCGATCAGTCGCAATCATGGCAGCCATGTGGAGGCCAGGGTGCATCCGACTATGGTGCCGGATTCTCACCTGCTGGCGTCCATCAGCGGGGCCTATAATGCAGTGCATTTCACCGGTGATATGGTGGGCAATGTGCTGCTTTACGGGCAGGGCGCAGGCAAGATGCCCACCGGGTCAGCAGTGGCTGCCGATGTGATGGATATTGCCCGTGATATTGCTGCCGGTTCCGTGGGCCGGGTGCCGTCCCTCTCTTATCTGCCGGAGCACATCAGGGACCGCGAGATCACCCCGATAGACCAGTTATCCTGTCCGTATTACTTCCGTATCACCGCCTTGGATAAGCCGGGTGTGCTGGCTGCGGTCTCCAACGTGCTGAGTAAGCACAAGATCAGCATTGAGTCTGTGATCCAGAAGGGACGTGAGGAGAATGAGCCCGTGTCTATCGTGATGCAGACCCATACAGCGGTGGAATCTGCTGTTTCTGCGGCCCTGGCTGAGATTGATGCCCTGGAGGCCATTACCGCGCCAACGGTGAAGATCAGGATGTTGGAGGACTGA
- a CDS encoding nitroreductase family protein — MTDPQQIAVLEEVIRTRRSCRIFSGQVPDEVLKKIVESAIYAPFAAGTGIPLKDIRRIFIFRQGTDTMDQARQIITTQLRSGAFKIGMAVRLFPFLRNKMLFFADRLNATAEKGIPALTEGSFYIVAAEKKGFPPIAEQSLAHVMENMWLTATAHGVGFQMLSVTNSLAKNTQFMNLLELPPKGWALTGCMIGIPKQQPKGMRDRRTEQFIRWVE, encoded by the coding sequence ATGACAGATCCACAACAGATAGCAGTCCTTGAAGAGGTCATCCGCACCCGCCGCTCTTGTCGGATTTTTTCCGGTCAGGTACCGGATGAGGTCCTGAAAAAGATCGTCGAATCTGCGATCTATGCCCCTTTCGCTGCTGGCACCGGGATTCCGCTCAAGGATATTCGCCGCATTTTTATCTTTCGCCAAGGTACAGACACAATGGATCAGGCCCGACAGATTATTACTACCCAGCTTCGTAGCGGGGCCTTTAAGATCGGTATGGCGGTTCGGCTCTTTCCTTTTCTGCGCAACAAGATGCTGTTCTTTGCAGACAGGCTCAATGCTACAGCAGAGAAAGGAATCCCTGCCCTCACTGAGGGTTCATTTTACATCGTGGCTGCGGAGAAAAAAGGTTTCCCTCCTATTGCGGAGCAAAGCTTAGCCCATGTCATGGAAAATATGTGGCTGACTGCAACAGCACACGGTGTGGGCTTCCAGATGCTCTCTGTTACTAATAGCTTAGCAAAAAACACCCAGTTTATGAATCTCCTTGAATTACCACCAAAAGGCTGGGCACTCACAGGTTGCATGATTGGAATCCCCAAGCAGCAGCCCAAAGGAATGCGCGATCGGCGTACAGAGCAATTTATCCGCTGGGTCGAATAA